From Variimorphobacter saccharofermentans, one genomic window encodes:
- a CDS encoding ABC transporter ATP-binding protein, whose product MHSNILEVKNLVKYYPIKSGVLQRTVGQVKAVDDVSFTIKKGETFGLVGESGCGKTTIGRTILRLTEPTSGKAIMDGMDLFEMQPRNLRKIRPKLQMIFQDPYSSLDPRMPVGEIIGEAVREHSIVPRALYRDYIKKIMKDCGLRSFYIDRYPHEFSGGQRQRICIARALALNPEVIIADEPVSALDVSIQAQIINLMKELQEQRGLTYLFISHDLSVVEHISNSVGVMYLGSLVEKASTKEIFGKPMHPYTKALLSAVPIPNPDKKMKRTILEGDIPSPANPPEGCKFHTRCPNCMEICKSQEPVFKDHGNGHYLACHLYQ is encoded by the coding sequence ATGCATAGTAACATACTGGAAGTAAAAAATCTGGTGAAGTATTATCCCATAAAGTCCGGAGTTCTTCAAAGGACAGTAGGACAAGTAAAAGCAGTGGATGATGTAAGCTTTACAATCAAGAAAGGAGAAACCTTTGGACTGGTGGGAGAATCCGGATGCGGTAAAACCACCATAGGACGTACAATCCTTCGCCTGACAGAGCCCACGTCCGGTAAGGCTATAATGGACGGAATGGATCTATTTGAGATGCAGCCAAGAAATCTTAGGAAAATAAGACCGAAGCTCCAGATGATATTTCAAGACCCATATTCTTCTCTTGACCCAAGAATGCCGGTGGGAGAGATTATAGGAGAAGCAGTAAGGGAGCATTCCATCGTACCCAGAGCATTATATCGGGATTATATTAAGAAAATCATGAAAGATTGCGGCTTAAGATCATTCTATATTGATCGTTACCCCCATGAATTCTCGGGTGGACAGCGGCAACGGATATGTATTGCCAGGGCTCTGGCCCTAAACCCTGAGGTAATTATCGCGGATGAACCGGTATCAGCATTGGACGTATCCATTCAGGCGCAGATCATTAATCTGATGAAGGAGCTTCAGGAACAGCGTGGCTTGACTTATCTGTTCATATCCCATGATTTGTCCGTGGTAGAGCATATTTCGAATTCTGTTGGCGTAATGTATCTGGGATCCTTGGTTGAAAAAGCCTCCACTAAGGAGATATTCGGAAAACCCATGCATCCTTATACCAAGGCATTGTTAAGTGCGGTACCAATCCCCAATCCGGATAAGAAAATGAAACGAACAATATTGGAAGGCGATATTCCCTCCCCGGCTAATCCTCCGGAAGGTTGTAAGTTTCACACCCGATGTCCGAATTGTATGGAAATCTGTAAATCGCAGGAACCGGTTTTCAAGGATCATGGAAATGGGCATTACCTGGCCTGCCATCTGTATCAATAA
- a CDS encoding ABC transporter ATP-binding protein: protein MLTEKVSQREKLKSIKKENNLKYKQYEQDKKRKYIPESEYLTKMKNFGNVVEFEELRSYFYTDVGTVKAVDGVTFDVPKGKTVGIVGESGCGKSVTSLSLMRLLQGPQGQIAGGEIRYNQSSKHRTVDLAKISQKEMEEIRGNEIAMIFQEPMTTLNPVFTIGDQIDECIEHHNPKMKKEEIKARTIEMLKLVGIARTEGIYQSYPHELSGGMRQRVVIAMALCCNPQLIIADEPTTALDVTIQAQILDLLRELKNKINASIMLITHDLGVIAEMADYVVVMYAGRIVEQGTAKEIYQEPLHPYTIGLMKSRPILNESVDRLYSIPGNVPNPINLPEHCYFKNRCEKCMVRCNGAYPRMISITSTHKVCCYLHDKTVRIYHH, encoded by the coding sequence TTGTTGACAGAGAAGGTCAGCCAAAGGGAGAAGCTGAAAAGCATTAAGAAAGAAAATAACTTAAAATATAAACAATATGAGCAGGATAAAAAACGAAAATACATACCAGAATCGGAATATCTGACTAAGATGAAAAACTTTGGCAATGTGGTGGAATTCGAGGAGCTAAGGAGCTATTTTTACACCGATGTGGGAACGGTAAAAGCGGTGGACGGGGTGACCTTTGATGTACCGAAGGGAAAAACCGTAGGGATTGTTGGAGAGTCCGGTTGTGGCAAGTCCGTGACCAGCTTATCCCTAATGCGGTTATTGCAGGGACCCCAGGGGCAAATTGCCGGAGGGGAGATTAGGTACAATCAATCTTCAAAGCATCGCACCGTAGATCTGGCGAAGATCTCTCAGAAAGAAATGGAGGAAATACGCGGCAATGAAATAGCGATGATTTTTCAGGAGCCAATGACTACCTTAAATCCAGTATTTACCATTGGAGACCAGATTGATGAATGCATAGAGCATCATAACCCCAAAATGAAAAAGGAGGAGATCAAAGCCAGAACCATAGAGATGCTTAAGCTGGTGGGGATTGCTCGAACAGAGGGAATATATCAATCATACCCCCATGAGCTTTCTGGGGGTATGAGACAACGTGTAGTAATTGCTATGGCCTTGTGCTGTAATCCACAATTAATCATTGCTGATGAGCCAACAACGGCACTGGATGTCACTATTCAGGCTCAAATACTGGATTTACTTCGCGAATTGAAGAATAAAATTAATGCATCCATTATGCTGATTACTCACGATCTGGGCGTGATAGCGGAGATGGCTGATTACGTGGTGGTAATGTATGCTGGCCGTATCGTAGAGCAGGGTACCGCCAAAGAAATTTATCAAGAGCCCTTGCACCCCTATACCATAGGATTAATGAAGTCAAGGCCAATCCTGAACGAATCTGTGGACCGGCTTTATTCCATTCCGGGAAATGTACCCAATCCCATCAACTTACCGGAGCATTGCTACTTTAAAAATCGCTGTGAGAAATGTATGGTTCGCTGCAATGGGGCATATCCAAGGATGATATCTATTACATCAACGCATAAGGTATGCTGCTATTTACACGATAAGACCGTCAGAATATATCATCATTAG
- a CDS encoding ABC transporter permease, protein MIMIDTIQQQNELELEEFEQNQVILSPGQLVLKRFFRNKLATIGIVIIAAMLLFCFIGPLLSPYGEYEIFYINKDTKEEISMHDSRISEQGVTVHIRAPISSSHWLGTDADGRDVLTRLMYGGRVSLTVGLVVVLVELIIGVTLGGIAGYYGGKIDMIIMRLVEIFYSIPFIPVMLIISAVMVGYGISPRYKIYIIMLVMGVLYWAGVARMVRGQLLSLREMEFMQAAEATGIRTSRKIFKHLVPNVMPIIIIIATMDLGGIILTESTLSFLGVGIAFPYASWGNMVNAVTNSIILKSFPNIWVPPGICILLTVLAFNFIGDGLRDAYDPKMKR, encoded by the coding sequence ATGATAATGATAGATACGATACAACAACAAAACGAGCTGGAACTGGAAGAGTTTGAGCAAAATCAGGTCATTCTGTCACCCGGGCAACTGGTTTTAAAACGCTTCTTTCGGAACAAGCTAGCCACCATAGGAATTGTTATTATAGCTGCCATGTTATTATTCTGTTTTATTGGGCCATTATTATCTCCATATGGGGAGTATGAAATATTCTATATTAACAAAGATACAAAGGAAGAGATATCCATGCATGATTCCCGAATCAGCGAGCAGGGGGTAACCGTTCATATACGGGCACCAATTTCATCCTCCCACTGGCTGGGAACAGATGCTGACGGGCGAGATGTACTAACCCGGCTAATGTATGGGGGAAGAGTATCATTGACAGTGGGCTTAGTGGTTGTACTGGTTGAGTTGATAATCGGTGTAACCTTAGGAGGTATAGCCGGCTATTATGGCGGCAAGATTGATATGATCATCATGCGTCTGGTGGAGATTTTCTATAGCATTCCATTTATCCCGGTAATGCTGATTATATCTGCTGTCATGGTGGGATATGGAATATCACCCCGCTATAAGATTTACATCATAATGCTGGTTATGGGTGTGTTGTATTGGGCAGGGGTAGCCAGAATGGTTCGAGGACAGCTCCTTTCCCTAAGGGAGATGGAGTTCATGCAGGCAGCAGAGGCAACGGGTATCCGCACCTCCAGAAAGATATTTAAGCATCTGGTTCCCAATGTCATGCCAATTATTATAATTATTGCTACCATGGACCTGGGTGGAATTATTCTTACCGAATCAACTCTAAGCTTTCTCGGAGTGGGAATTGCGTTTCCTTATGCTTCCTGGGGGAACATGGTTAACGCGGTCACGAACTCCATCATACTAAAAAGCTTTCCGAATATATGGGTGCCTCCTGGAATCTGTATTCTGCTTACGGTGCTGGCATTTAATTTTATTGGTGATGGACTTCGGGATGCCTATGATCCGAAAATGAAAAGGTAG
- a CDS encoding ABC transporter permease: MKQYIIRRLLISFLVLFGVSFLLYVIIRSMPSDYVTNITAGNPNVTAEMERRMREVYGLDKGILDGYLSWLWDAARGDFGVSFIYQKPVTEIIGRYAPITFALAFTALLLEMLLAIPLGIMAARKQYSRTDYVIVTIALMGISLPTFFFAGVLKRIFAVGLGILPLSGMVNARASYEGFARIMDIAKHLVLPCTVFVITGVGGLLRYTRTNMLEVLSADYVRTARAKGLPERKVVGKHAFRNTLIPVVTLIGGMIPSLFSGAVITEGIFAIEGLGNIALNAVYNGDIPYLMGFNMFIAVLTLLGTLVADILYAVVDPRVRLG; this comes from the coding sequence ATGAAACAATACATAATTCGGCGATTATTAATCAGTTTCCTGGTGTTATTTGGTGTATCGTTTCTGCTGTATGTGATCATTCGCTCCATGCCCAGCGATTATGTAACCAATATCACAGCGGGAAATCCGAATGTTACTGCTGAGATGGAGCGAAGAATGCGAGAAGTGTATGGTCTAGATAAAGGGATCTTAGATGGATATCTATCATGGCTGTGGGATGCGGCCAGGGGGGACTTTGGAGTCTCATTTATCTATCAAAAACCGGTTACAGAGATTATCGGTCGGTATGCTCCGATTACATTTGCGCTGGCATTTACGGCATTACTGCTAGAGATGCTCCTCGCAATTCCATTGGGTATCATGGCTGCTAGAAAGCAATACTCCAGGACTGATTATGTGATTGTAACGATCGCTTTGATGGGAATTTCTCTGCCCACTTTCTTCTTCGCAGGCGTTCTTAAACGAATCTTTGCAGTAGGGCTAGGCATTCTTCCGCTATCCGGAATGGTAAATGCCAGAGCCTCCTATGAAGGGTTCGCACGTATCATGGATATAGCAAAACACCTGGTTCTGCCTTGTACTGTATTTGTGATAACCGGAGTAGGTGGCCTGCTTCGTTATACGAGGACAAACATGTTGGAGGTTCTCAGCGCGGACTATGTTCGTACAGCCCGTGCCAAGGGTTTACCGGAGAGAAAGGTAGTTGGGAAGCATGCATTTCGCAATACGCTGATACCGGTGGTAACGCTAATCGGTGGAATGATACCGTCGCTTTTCTCAGGAGCGGTAATTACGGAAGGAATCTTCGCCATCGAAGGACTGGGTAATATTGCACTGAATGCAGTATATAACGGTGATATCCCATATTTAATGGGATTTAATATGTTTATTGCCGTATTAACCTTACTTGGTACATTGGTTGCAGATATTCTATACGCAGTGGTTGATCCCCGCGTAAGACTGGGCTAG